One window of Ziziphus jujuba cultivar Dongzao chromosome 5, ASM3175591v1 genomic DNA carries:
- the LOC132803731 gene encoding BTB/POZ domain-containing protein At1g21780 isoform X1: protein MADSKVETISRLAQWRIDNFGPCTYKKSDPFKVGFWNWHLSIEKNRYLYIRLFPEPSRASKEQPPIARFVLRFYSTVPGRRHYISPVHERLLRTGEDFVWPVDTAFTGRFVIDVEFLDLKIYSVNNQGGEACSIWPIDGMMQSVSIQGTLRCLSRMLDEGIHADVTINTADGNLRAHKAILSASSSVFQSMFHHNLKEKESSTIHIEDMSMESCVALLSYLYGTIKQEDFWKHRLALLGAANKYDIADLKDACEESLLEDINSGNVLERLQEAWLYQLNKLKKGCLMYLFEFGKIYDIKDEMNNFFRHADRDLMLEMFQEVLAVWRPI from the exons ATGGCCGATTCGAAGGTGGAGACCATATCAAGGTTGGCTCAATGGAGGATCGACAACTTCGGGCCTTGTACTTACAAGAAATCCGACCCTTTTAAGGTCGGATTCTGGAACTG GCACTTGTCCATAGAGAAGAATCGGTACCTCTATATTCGTCTATTTCCGGAGCCTTCTCGGGCTTCTAAAGAACAGCCTCCAATTGCTCGCTTTGTTCTCAGATTTTATAGCACGGTCCCTGGACGAAGACACTACATCTCTCCTG TTCATGAAAGACTGCTTCGGACGGGTGAAGACTTTGTGTGGCCTGTTGATACTGCCTTCACTGGTCGCTTCGTCATTGACGTTGAGTTTCTGGATCTGAAGATATACTCTGTTAAT AATCAGGGTGGGGAAGCTTGTTCCATATGGCCTATTGATGGAATGATGCAATCTGTATCAATCCAAGGCACTCTTCGATGCCTCTCTCGGATGCTTGATGAGGGAATCCATGCGGATGTTACCATCAACACAGCTGATGGAAATCTAAGGGCTCACAAGGCAATCTTGTCTGCAAGCTCTTCGGTATTCCAAAGCATGTTCCATCACAACCTCAAGGAGAAAGAGTCTTCCACAATTCACATAGAAGACATGTCAATGGAATCTTGTGTGGCTCTTCTGAGTTACTTGTATGGAACCATTAAACAAGAGGATTTCTGGAAGCACCGGCTAGCACTTCTTGGAGCGGCAAACAAATACGACATTGCAGACCTAAAAGATGCTTGTGAGGAAAGCCTTTTGGAAGACATCAACTCGGGGAATGTCCTTGAGAGGCTGCAGGAGGCCTGGTTGTACCAGCTAAACAAGCTGAAGAAAGGGTGCTTGATGTACTTGTTTGAATTCGGCAAGATCTATGATATAAAAGATGAAATGAACAACTTTTTCAGGCATGCAGACAGGGACCTTATGCTAGAGATGTTTCAAGAAGTGCTTGCAGTTTGGAGACCAATATAA
- the LOC132803731 gene encoding BTB/POZ domain-containing protein At1g21780 isoform X2, producing the protein MADSKVETISRLAQWRIDNFGPCTYKKSDPFKVGFWNWHLSIEKNRYLYIRLFPEPSRASKEQPPIARFVLRFYSTVPGRRHYISPVHERLLRTGEDFVWPVDTAFTGRFVIDVEFLDLKIYSVNGGEACSIWPIDGMMQSVSIQGTLRCLSRMLDEGIHADVTINTADGNLRAHKAILSASSSVFQSMFHHNLKEKESSTIHIEDMSMESCVALLSYLYGTIKQEDFWKHRLALLGAANKYDIADLKDACEESLLEDINSGNVLERLQEAWLYQLNKLKKGCLMYLFEFGKIYDIKDEMNNFFRHADRDLMLEMFQEVLAVWRPI; encoded by the exons ATGGCCGATTCGAAGGTGGAGACCATATCAAGGTTGGCTCAATGGAGGATCGACAACTTCGGGCCTTGTACTTACAAGAAATCCGACCCTTTTAAGGTCGGATTCTGGAACTG GCACTTGTCCATAGAGAAGAATCGGTACCTCTATATTCGTCTATTTCCGGAGCCTTCTCGGGCTTCTAAAGAACAGCCTCCAATTGCTCGCTTTGTTCTCAGATTTTATAGCACGGTCCCTGGACGAAGACACTACATCTCTCCTG TTCATGAAAGACTGCTTCGGACGGGTGAAGACTTTGTGTGGCCTGTTGATACTGCCTTCACTGGTCGCTTCGTCATTGACGTTGAGTTTCTGGATCTGAAGATATACTCTGTTAAT GGTGGGGAAGCTTGTTCCATATGGCCTATTGATGGAATGATGCAATCTGTATCAATCCAAGGCACTCTTCGATGCCTCTCTCGGATGCTTGATGAGGGAATCCATGCGGATGTTACCATCAACACAGCTGATGGAAATCTAAGGGCTCACAAGGCAATCTTGTCTGCAAGCTCTTCGGTATTCCAAAGCATGTTCCATCACAACCTCAAGGAGAAAGAGTCTTCCACAATTCACATAGAAGACATGTCAATGGAATCTTGTGTGGCTCTTCTGAGTTACTTGTATGGAACCATTAAACAAGAGGATTTCTGGAAGCACCGGCTAGCACTTCTTGGAGCGGCAAACAAATACGACATTGCAGACCTAAAAGATGCTTGTGAGGAAAGCCTTTTGGAAGACATCAACTCGGGGAATGTCCTTGAGAGGCTGCAGGAGGCCTGGTTGTACCAGCTAAACAAGCTGAAGAAAGGGTGCTTGATGTACTTGTTTGAATTCGGCAAGATCTATGATATAAAAGATGAAATGAACAACTTTTTCAGGCATGCAGACAGGGACCTTATGCTAGAGATGTTTCAAGAAGTGCTTGCAGTTTGGAGACCAATATAA